A single genomic interval of Picosynechococcus sp. PCC 7003 harbors:
- the map gene encoding type I methionyl aminopeptidase — protein MGKGIVLLSKREIEKMRNAGRLAAQLLDYLEPLVKPGVTTLELNDAAEEWTQKHGAKSAPLGYGKSNPYPKSICTSVNEVICHGIPSKKKVLKDGDIINIDVTPILDGYHGDTSRTFFVGTPAPRVKKLVEVTEKCLYIGIEAAQPNGRIGDIGAAIQEYAESQGYSVVRDFVGHGISNVFHTEPQVPHYGKRGKGTKIRPGMVFTIEPMINEGTYESQLLSDGWTAVTKDGKLSAQFEHTIAITPEGPEILTRRD, from the coding sequence ATGGGTAAAGGCATCGTTCTGCTATCAAAACGAGAAATTGAAAAAATGCGCAATGCGGGACGGCTAGCGGCGCAACTCCTCGATTACCTGGAGCCTCTGGTTAAACCGGGAGTGACGACCCTCGAATTGAACGATGCGGCGGAGGAATGGACCCAGAAACATGGGGCGAAAAGTGCTCCCCTCGGTTATGGCAAAAGCAATCCTTACCCAAAGTCTATCTGTACCAGTGTCAATGAGGTAATTTGTCACGGCATTCCCAGTAAGAAAAAAGTCCTCAAGGACGGCGACATCATCAATATCGATGTGACCCCCATTCTCGATGGTTATCACGGTGATACGTCCCGAACCTTTTTTGTGGGTACCCCAGCACCCCGAGTCAAAAAATTAGTCGAAGTGACCGAAAAATGTCTGTACATCGGCATTGAGGCGGCCCAACCCAATGGTCGCATTGGGGATATTGGGGCGGCGATCCAAGAATATGCCGAATCCCAGGGCTATTCAGTGGTGCGTGATTTTGTCGGCCATGGGATTAGTAATGTCTTCCACACAGAACCCCAAGTTCCCCACTATGGCAAACGCGGCAAGGGCACCAAAATTCGTCCGGGGATGGTGTTTACCATCGAACCGATGATCAATGAAGGTACCTATGAGAGTCAATTGCTCAGTGATGGTTGGACCGCAGTCACCAAGGACGGCAAGCTCTCGGCCCAGTTTGAACACACTATTGCCATTACCCCAGAAGGGCCGGAAATTTTGACCCGCAGAGACTAG
- the tig gene encoding trigger factor, protein MKVIQEKLPASQVGLEIEVPADVTQKAYDETVRKLARTVNLPGFRKGKVPKQILIQRLGSNRIKASVLEDLIDDSLKAAIAQENIEALGNFQLKSSFDDLISAYKPGEAFTFKAAVDVPATVTLNSYKGLSFKAEKSEYDPADLDEFLTQKQRELATLVPVEDRAAQMGDVAIADYEGRYVNDAGEEEADIIPGTQAEDFSLDLEEGKFIPGFVDGFVGMKPEETKKFTVTFPDDYGNEEMAGKQVSFTVTLKELKSRELPELDDEFASEATNEEFETLAAWQESLEAQLKENAEISTKNSVRRYLLEQLAANNSAELPEVSVNEEITAVLTQQMMEFSRMGIDVNRIFTKDMIPKLRETARPEAEQRLSNSLILTEIAKVEKIEIDTDKFNERLEEAKAELQEGFDEERLQEAIKEELTIEATLDWLAEQSEIEFVPAGTLEAEEAEAADEEE, encoded by the coding sequence ATGAAAGTTATCCAGGAAAAGCTTCCTGCCAGCCAAGTTGGGCTAGAAATCGAAGTCCCCGCTGACGTCACCCAAAAAGCCTATGATGAAACAGTGCGGAAACTCGCCCGTACCGTGAACCTCCCCGGTTTCCGGAAAGGCAAAGTTCCCAAGCAGATTTTGATCCAACGGTTAGGCTCCAATCGCATTAAGGCGTCTGTCCTTGAGGATTTGATCGACGACAGCTTAAAAGCGGCGATCGCCCAAGAAAACATTGAGGCCCTAGGAAATTTCCAACTCAAATCTTCCTTCGATGACCTGATCAGCGCCTACAAACCCGGTGAAGCCTTCACCTTCAAGGCTGCCGTGGATGTCCCCGCCACCGTGACCCTCAATAGCTACAAAGGCCTCAGCTTCAAGGCCGAAAAGAGCGAATATGACCCGGCGGATCTCGATGAATTTCTTACCCAGAAACAGCGCGAATTGGCCACCCTTGTCCCCGTCGAAGACCGGGCTGCCCAAATGGGCGATGTGGCGATCGCCGATTATGAAGGCCGCTATGTCAACGACGCTGGCGAAGAAGAAGCAGACATCATTCCCGGCACCCAAGCCGAAGACTTTTCCCTTGACCTCGAAGAAGGCAAATTTATTCCAGGCTTTGTGGACGGTTTTGTTGGTATGAAACCCGAAGAAACCAAAAAATTCACCGTGACCTTCCCCGACGACTACGGCAACGAAGAAATGGCCGGGAAACAGGTGTCCTTTACCGTAACCCTCAAGGAACTCAAGAGCCGCGAGTTACCCGAACTCGATGACGAATTTGCCAGCGAAGCCACCAACGAAGAATTTGAAACCCTCGCTGCTTGGCAAGAAAGTCTGGAGGCCCAGTTAAAAGAAAACGCCGAAATCAGCACCAAAAACAGCGTGCGTCGTTATCTGCTAGAGCAACTCGCTGCTAACAACAGCGCCGAACTGCCAGAAGTAAGCGTTAACGAAGAAATCACGGCAGTACTCACCCAGCAGATGATGGAATTCAGCCGCATGGGCATCGACGTGAATCGGATCTTTACCAAGGATATGATTCCTAAACTGCGGGAAACAGCTCGCCCAGAGGCAGAACAACGTCTCAGCAATTCTTTGATTTTGACGGAAATTGCCAAGGTCGAGAAGATCGAAATTGACACCGACAAATTCAATGAACGCCTAGAGGAAGCTAAGGCCGAACTCCAGGAAGGCTTTGATGAAGAGCGGCTCCAGGAAGCTATCAAAGAAGAACTGACCATTGAGGCAACCCTCGATTGGCTCGCAGAACAGTCTGAGATTGAATTTGTCCCAGCCGGAACCCTCGAAGCAGAAGAGGCTGAAGCAGCAGACGAAGAAGAGTAG
- a CDS encoding aspartate-semialdehyde dehydrogenase: MSKSVNVAILGATGAVGAELLQLLEERDFPLNNLKLLASPRSAGKTLTFKGQPITVEAVSPEAFAGVDIVLASAGGSTSKKWAKAIVEAGAVMIDNSSAFRMDPDVPLVVPEINPEAAQQHQGIIANPNCTTILMGVAIYPLHQVQPIQRIVVSTYQSASGAGAMAMEEVKQQTQAILAGEEPPTESFPYPLAFNLFLHNTPINEAGYCEEEMKMVNETRKIFGAPDLRISATCVRVPVLRAHSEAVNLEFTQPFDPAQAKDILATAPGVTVVEDWENNYFPMPMDATGKDPVLVGRIRRDISQQNGLELWLCGDQIRKGAALNAVQIAELLWEKNWLQPAAIATAV; the protein is encoded by the coding sequence TTGTCAAAATCAGTCAATGTCGCCATTCTTGGTGCTACCGGAGCCGTTGGCGCAGAACTCTTACAGTTACTAGAAGAGCGGGATTTTCCCCTCAACAACTTGAAACTTTTGGCCTCGCCCCGTTCTGCCGGGAAAACCCTAACCTTTAAAGGCCAGCCCATTACCGTCGAAGCCGTCAGCCCAGAAGCCTTTGCAGGTGTCGATATTGTCCTCGCCTCCGCCGGGGGAAGCACCTCGAAAAAATGGGCCAAGGCCATCGTCGAAGCCGGAGCCGTGATGATCGACAACTCCAGCGCCTTCCGTATGGATCCGGATGTACCCCTTGTGGTGCCAGAAATTAACCCAGAGGCAGCCCAACAACACCAAGGCATCATTGCGAACCCAAACTGCACAACCATTCTCATGGGGGTGGCGATCTATCCCCTCCATCAAGTGCAGCCCATTCAGCGGATTGTCGTTTCTACCTACCAATCTGCCAGTGGTGCCGGGGCGATGGCCATGGAAGAAGTTAAACAGCAAACCCAGGCGATCTTGGCTGGCGAAGAACCGCCCACGGAATCCTTTCCTTATCCCCTCGCCTTTAATCTTTTCCTCCACAATACCCCCATTAATGAAGCGGGCTATTGCGAAGAAGAGATGAAAATGGTGAACGAAACCCGGAAGATTTTTGGCGCGCCCGACCTGCGGATTAGTGCCACCTGTGTCCGGGTGCCGGTGCTCAGGGCCCATTCAGAAGCGGTAAACCTAGAATTTACGCAGCCCTTCGATCCGGCCCAGGCCAAAGATATCCTCGCCACGGCCCCTGGTGTTACCGTAGTAGAAGATTGGGAAAACAACTATTTCCCGATGCCCATGGATGCGACGGGGAAAGATCCGGTGCTGGTGGGCCGCATTCGCCGGGATATTTCCCAACAGAATGGCCTGGAATTGTGGCTCTGTGGCGATCAGATTCGTAAGGGAGCAGCCCTCAATGCTGTCCAGATTGCGGAACTGCTTTGGGAAAAAAATTGGCTCCAACCGGCGGCGATCGCAACGGCGGTTTAG
- the dapA gene encoding 4-hydroxy-tetrahydrodipicolinate synthase has translation MTSTRFGRVITAMVTPFTEEGQVDYAMAEKLAAHLIDQGSDALVVCGTTGESPTLTWDEEYDLFRAVQNAATGRAKVIAGTGSNSTSEAIAATQKAAKLNLDGSLQVVPYYNKPPQEGLYQHFKAIAEACPDIPLMLYNVPGRTSCNLLPETVIRLATVDNIVAIKEASGNLDQAAQIRCGVDSTFEIYSGDDSLTLPLMSVGAQGVVSVASHLVGPQMQAMIQAFLAGRTQEAIALHLKLFPLFRVLFCDTNPLPVKTALILQGWRLGSFRPPLCPLSPDRTKQLTQVLKDLSLL, from the coding sequence ATGACAAGTACAAGATTTGGTCGAGTGATCACCGCAATGGTGACCCCCTTTACGGAAGAGGGGCAGGTGGATTACGCGATGGCGGAAAAATTAGCGGCCCATCTCATTGACCAGGGGAGTGATGCCCTGGTTGTCTGCGGCACCACCGGAGAATCACCAACGCTAACTTGGGATGAGGAGTATGACCTGTTCCGGGCTGTCCAAAATGCGGCCACCGGCCGGGCAAAGGTGATCGCAGGCACAGGGTCTAATTCCACCAGTGAGGCGATCGCCGCCACCCAAAAAGCCGCTAAACTAAATTTAGATGGCTCGTTGCAAGTTGTTCCCTATTACAACAAACCCCCCCAGGAAGGACTTTATCAACATTTCAAGGCGATCGCCGAAGCCTGTCCAGACATCCCCTTGATGCTCTATAACGTGCCGGGGCGCACCAGTTGTAACCTGTTACCCGAAACAGTGATTCGCCTCGCCACAGTGGACAACATCGTGGCAATCAAAGAAGCAAGTGGCAACCTTGACCAGGCCGCCCAGATTCGTTGTGGTGTGGATTCCACCTTTGAAATTTACTCAGGGGATGATAGTCTAACTCTACCTCTGATGAGCGTAGGGGCCCAGGGCGTTGTGAGCGTGGCCAGTCACCTCGTGGGGCCGCAGATGCAGGCAATGATCCAAGCTTTTCTTGCTGGCCGTACCCAGGAGGCGATCGCCCTCCACCTTAAGCTTTTCCCCCTCTTCCGTGTCCTATTCTGTGATACCAATCCCCTTCCCGTTAAAACCGCTCTCATTCTTCAGGGATGGCGTTTAGGCAGCTTTCGCCCGCCCCTCTGTCCCCTCAGCCCTGACCGCACGAAACAACTCACCCAAGTCTTGAAGGACTTGTCCCTCCTCTAG
- a CDS encoding ribonuclease J — MNKSKPQPTTRKRTRTSQQQTTKPENLNPQDSIKIIPLGGLHEIGKNTCIFEYDDEIVLLDAGLAFPTDGMHGVNIVLPDTTYLRENRHKIKGMIVTHGHEDHIGGISHHLKQFDIPVIYGPRLAMSLLADKLDEAGVSDRTKLHSVMPRDMVRIGKNFLVEYIRNTHSIADSFTVAIHTPIGVIIHTGDFKVDFTPVDGEQFDFQRLAEHGEKGVLCLLSDSTNAEVPGRTPSEASVKPNLDRIFGQAQGRLFVTTFASSVHRVSIILELAQKHNRKVAVVGRSMLNVISHARNLGYMKCLDELFIPLRQLKSMKDEDVLILTTGSQGETLSAMTRISHDAHRHIKIKEGDTVVFSANPIPGNTIAVVNTIDRLMMRGAKVVYGKGEGIHVSGHGAQDDHKLMLALTKPKFFIPFHGEHRMLVKHAQTAQSMGVPEENIVIIDNGDIVELTEDSIGVTGKVPSGIELVDRSGIVHDSVLQERQQLAEEGVITVAVAIAQDGNLIAPPEIHLRGVVTAANNKLLHQLIQRNVENVLEDRLAEYKEHGKRSNEDIDWTDIRLEIEASLQRLARRELQGEPLVVFLMQVSEQTAVRAQRRRRRPTASLAS, encoded by the coding sequence ATGAACAAGAGCAAACCCCAACCCACAACCCGTAAAAGAACCCGCACTAGCCAACAACAAACGACCAAGCCAGAAAATCTCAACCCCCAGGACAGTATCAAAATTATTCCCCTGGGTGGTCTCCACGAAATTGGTAAAAACACTTGTATTTTTGAGTATGACGATGAAATCGTGCTGCTCGATGCGGGCCTAGCCTTTCCGACGGATGGGATGCATGGGGTCAATATTGTTCTGCCAGACACAACCTATCTCCGGGAAAATCGCCACAAAATTAAGGGGATGATTGTCACCCACGGCCACGAAGATCACATCGGTGGCATTTCCCATCACCTCAAGCAGTTTGATATTCCCGTGATCTATGGCCCACGTCTGGCCATGTCTCTCCTTGCCGATAAGCTAGATGAGGCAGGGGTTAGCGATCGCACCAAACTCCACAGTGTTATGCCACGGGACATGGTGCGCATTGGCAAAAATTTCCTCGTGGAATATATCCGCAACACCCACTCCATTGCCGATAGCTTTACCGTAGCAATCCATACCCCCATTGGCGTGATCATCCACACAGGGGACTTTAAAGTAGACTTTACCCCCGTTGACGGTGAACAGTTTGATTTCCAACGGCTCGCTGAACATGGCGAAAAAGGTGTTCTCTGTCTTCTAAGTGATTCGACGAACGCAGAAGTTCCCGGTCGCACTCCTTCAGAAGCTTCTGTAAAACCGAATTTAGACCGCATTTTTGGCCAAGCTCAGGGACGACTCTTTGTCACTACCTTTGCGTCTTCTGTCCACCGGGTCAGCATTATTTTAGAACTGGCGCAAAAACACAATCGTAAGGTGGCCGTAGTGGGCCGCTCCATGTTAAATGTCATTTCCCATGCCCGCAATTTGGGCTACATGAAATGTTTAGATGAGCTGTTCATTCCCCTGCGGCAACTCAAAAGCATGAAGGATGAGGATGTCTTGATCCTGACAACGGGCTCCCAAGGTGAGACGTTATCGGCCATGACCCGGATCTCCCATGATGCCCATCGCCACATCAAAATTAAGGAAGGGGATACGGTGGTCTTTTCGGCCAACCCGATCCCTGGGAATACGATCGCCGTGGTAAATACCATTGATCGGCTAATGATGCGCGGCGCCAAAGTCGTCTACGGCAAAGGGGAAGGGATTCACGTTTCTGGTCACGGCGCCCAAGATGATCACAAGTTGATGTTAGCTTTGACGAAGCCGAAGTTCTTTATTCCCTTCCACGGGGAGCACCGGATGCTGGTGAAGCACGCCCAAACGGCTCAATCGATGGGTGTACCGGAGGAAAATATTGTGATTATCGACAATGGTGACATTGTTGAACTCACGGAAGATTCCATTGGTGTTACTGGCAAAGTGCCCTCAGGCATTGAATTAGTGGATCGTTCTGGCATTGTCCATGATTCGGTACTCCAGGAACGGCAACAGTTGGCTGAGGAAGGGGTGATTACGGTGGCCGTGGCGATCGCCCAGGACGGTAATTTGATTGCACCGCCAGAAATTCATCTCCGGGGTGTGGTCACCGCAGCAAACAATAAATTGCTCCACCAGTTAATCCAGCGGAATGTCGAAAATGTCCTAGAGGATCGCCTTGCAGAGTACAAAGAGCATGGCAAACGCAGCAATGAAGATATTGACTGGACTGACATCCGCCTAGAGATTGAAGCCTCCCTACAACGCCTCGCCCGTCGGGAATTGCAAGGGGAACCCCTTGTGGTCTTTTTAATGCAGGTCAGTGAACAGACCGCCGTTAGAGCCCAACGCCGTCGTCGTCGCCCTACGGCATCCCTTGCTTCCTAA